The genomic window GGAGTGGCCCGCCCAGGCCCTCTACGAGAAGCTCTACTGCGCGCGCGGAGAGATGGAGAATCGGATCAAGGGTGCGCCGGCAAAACCGGCGAAGAGTAGGTGGTGCAAGTCCACTGCACTGAAGAAATAGCGAATCACAGTGGCCCTGAGTCATGCGCCGTTGACCGTGAGGACAACGGTGAAGCGTTGACAAGGGTACGCACAGGCCAGCCATGGAGCCGCGAAAATGGTTTATGTTCCGAACGCTGACACGGTCTTTGACGTGGAAGGCAACACGGCCGGAGGCGATAACGCGAGCCTTCGATCGGTTCGGCGTGGTCTTTAGAACCTGGCATGTGCGCACGCTCTTCGTACGGGAACCGGGAGATCTTGGGCCTGACCGGCAAGCACTACCGGTCCGCATCGGGAAGGTGAGGAGCCAAAGCCGATGATGAACGGACCCAAGAAGTCTGACCTCGCCATAGTAGCTGAGAAGCCGACGAACAAGGCCGGGAAACCGGCGGCGGAGCCGGTGGAGCCAAGGGCGAGGACCGAGGGGAACACGCATCAGCAAAGCACGGACCGGACTCAGGGCCGGGTTCGCGTGTCACAGGCGCTGGAGCGTGTACGGCAAGTAGCAAAGGCGAGGAAGAAGGAACGGTTCACTGCGCTGCTCCACCATATCAGCGTCGATCTACTCCGTCAGTCGTTTTACGCACTCAAGCGCAACGCGGCTCCCGGAGTGGACGGGGTGAGATGGTCGGACTACGAGGCAAACCTGGAGAGCAATCTGCAAGGTCTGCATGATCGGGTTCATCGGGGCGCGTACCGGGCACTGCCCAGCCGGAGGAAGTACATTCCAAAGCCGGATGGGCGGCAGCGGCCGTTGGGCATCGCGTCGTTGGAGGATAAGCTCCTCCAGCGGGCGGTGGTGGCGGTGCTGAATGCGATCTACGAGGAAGATTTCCTCGGGTTCTCGTATGGATTCCGGCCGAAGCGCAGTCAGCACGATGCGCTGGATGCTTTGGCAACCGGCATTCAACGACGGAAGGTGAGCTGGATACTCGACGCAGATTATCGAAGCTTTTTCGACACGGTGAGTCATGAATGGCTTATTCGTTTCCTGGAGCATCGAATCGGCGACGAGCGCATCCTCCGTCTGATCCGCAAATGGCTGAAGGCGGGAGTACTGGAGGCGGAGGTTGTCACGGAGAGCGAAGCAGGCACGCCTCAGGGTGCGACGGTGTCGCCCCTGTTGGCCAACGTCTATTTGCATTACGTGTTCGATCTCTGGGTGCAACAGTGGCGGAAACGCCACGCCCGCGGGGACATGATCATAGTGCGCTACGCCGATGATAGTGTCCTCGGCTTTGAGTATGAAGCCGATGCCCAGCGGTTTCTGGCGGAGATGGGGACGCGGTCGAAGGCATTCTCGCTGCAACTGCATCCGGACAAGACACGGATCATTCGGTTTGGCCGTTTTGCGGCTCTCAATCGAAAAGAACGTGGTCGGGGCAAACCGGAGACCTTCAACTTTCTCGGCTTTACCATGATCTGTGGCCAGAAGCGCACGGGTGGCTTCCAACTTCTGCGAAGAACCCGCCGCGACCGTCTGCAGCGCACGATACAGCGCGTGAAAGAGGAATTGCAGCGAAGGCGGCACCAGCCGATTCCTGATCAAGGAAAATGGCTGGCGCAGGTGGTCAGGGGCTTTTATGCATACCACGCAGTGCCGACGAACTATCCGGCGCTGCGGCTGTTTCGGGTTCGCATTGCACAGCTCTGGAAGCGCGCGTTGTCACGGCGTGGCCAGCGCGGTCAGTTGACCTGGAAGCAAATGCCCAAACTCGTTGATGCCTGGCTGCCACCACCGCGTATTCTGCATCCTTGGCCCGAGCGTCGCTTCGCCGTCAAGCACCCAAGGTGGGAGCCGTGTGCCTGAATCGGGCTTGCACGGATCTGTCCGGGGGGCGTTCCGCAAGGAGCGTCCCTACCGGGAAAACAGCTCTACCTCTTTGCCGAGCGCCTCTCGACCGCGCAAATGGCCAGCAATCAGCTTCGCCTCTACTTTTCGGCTTTGGCCTATGCCCTGGTCGAAGCGCTGCGACGGCTGGCTCTGCAAGGAACGGAGTGGGCCAACGCCCAGGTCGACACCCTCCGGCTCAAGCTCGTCAAGATCGGCACGCTGGTCCGTGTCAGCGTCCGACGCGTCCTCTTGTCGATGAGCAGCGCCTATCCTTGGAAGCACCTCTTCACCCACG from Methylacidimicrobium sp. B4 includes these protein-coding regions:
- a CDS encoding transposase, with protein sequence MCPGGVPQGASLPGKQLYLFAERLSTAQMASNQLRLYFSALAYALVEALRRLALQGTEWANAQVDTLRLKLVKIGTLVRVSVRRVLLSMSSAYPWKHLFTHVFQMLRC
- the ltrA gene encoding group II intron reverse transcriptase/maturase; protein product: MMNGPKKSDLAIVAEKPTNKAGKPAAEPVEPRARTEGNTHQQSTDRTQGRVRVSQALERVRQVAKARKKERFTALLHHISVDLLRQSFYALKRNAAPGVDGVRWSDYEANLESNLQGLHDRVHRGAYRALPSRRKYIPKPDGRQRPLGIASLEDKLLQRAVVAVLNAIYEEDFLGFSYGFRPKRSQHDALDALATGIQRRKVSWILDADYRSFFDTVSHEWLIRFLEHRIGDERILRLIRKWLKAGVLEAEVVTESEAGTPQGATVSPLLANVYLHYVFDLWVQQWRKRHARGDMIIVRYADDSVLGFEYEADAQRFLAEMGTRSKAFSLQLHPDKTRIIRFGRFAALNRKERGRGKPETFNFLGFTMICGQKRTGGFQLLRRTRRDRLQRTIQRVKEELQRRRHQPIPDQGKWLAQVVRGFYAYHAVPTNYPALRLFRVRIAQLWKRALSRRGQRGQLTWKQMPKLVDAWLPPPRILHPWPERRFAVKHPRWEPCA